The proteins below are encoded in one region of Scyliorhinus torazame isolate Kashiwa2021f unplaced genomic scaffold, sScyTor2.1 scaffold_1482, whole genome shotgun sequence:
- the LOC140407346 gene encoding LOW QUALITY PROTEIN: sphingosine kinase 1-like (The sequence of the model RefSeq protein was modified relative to this genomic sequence to represent the inferred CDS: deleted 1 base in 1 codon), whose translation MAMGEELLVNCILLLCRGLTSAMDLVSVTTASGRRHFSFLSVAWGFVADVDIESEKYRSVGAARFSVGTLMCLASLRRYRGAPVLPAGREGAEEPPPPLGQPPGLLQDALLPPLDQPVPPHWETVEGDFVLVLAIYQTHLGADLMAAPFARFSERCLHLCYVKAGISRRALLRLFLAMEKGTHFDLQCPHLFCVPALAFRLEPLSARGTITVDGERVEYGPLQAQVHGGLARLITGVPANTNGL comes from the exons ATGGCAATGGGCGAAGAGCTGCTGGTGAACTGTATCCTGCTTCTGTGCCGGGGCCTGACGTCTGCCATGGACCTGGTCTCGGTCACCACCGCCTCTGGACGGCGCCACTTCTCCTTCCTGAGCGTGGCCTGGGGCTTCGTAGCGGACGTGGACATCGAGAGCGAAAAGTACCGCAGCGTTGGCGCTGCCCGTTTTTCCGTGGGGACCCTCATGTGCCTGGCCTCGCTGCGCCGTTACCGCGGGGCGCCTGTCCTACCTGCCGGCC gggagggggccgaggagcccccccccccgctcggccAGCCCCCGGGCCTGCTCCAGGACGCCCTCCTGCCCCCTCTGGACCAGCCGGTGCCCCCGCACtgggagacggtggagggtgacttCGTGCTGGTGCTGGCCATCTACCAGACCCACCTGGGGGCCGATCTCATGGCGGCCCCCTTTGCCCGCTTCTCCGAGCGCTGCCTGCACCTCTGCTACGTGAAGGCG GGCATCTCCCGCCGCGCCCTCCTGCGCCTCTTCCTGGCCATGGAGAAGGGCACCCACTTCGACCTCCAGTGCCCGCACCTCTTCTGTGTGCCCGCCCTGGCCTTCCGCCTGGAGCCACTGAGCGCACGGGGCACCATCaccgtggacggggagcgggtcgaGTACGGACCCCTCCAGGCACAGGTCCACGGGGGGCTTGCCCGTCTCATCACCGGTGTGCCAGCCAACACCAACgggctgtga